One genomic region from Argentina anserina chromosome 2, drPotAnse1.1, whole genome shotgun sequence encodes:
- the LOC126782035 gene encoding copper-transporting ATPase PAA2, chloroplastic has protein sequence MNTILIRHSLSPDPKHLFSSSAATSNAPRSAFLNSKLHLPQRRRFPHRVRHSNPNFTLSSSLQQPAASTPNPIAQEPRAADAEAAVLLDVSGMMCGGCVSRVKSVLSADDRVHSVAVNMLTETAAVKLRAEAGGAEEEVAESLAGRLTECGFAAKRRASGAGVAESVRKWKEMVKKKEEMMVKSRNRVVLAWTLVALCCGSHASHILHSMGIHIAHGSYMDVLHNSYVKGGLAMAALLGPGRDLLFDGLRAFRKGSPNMNSLVGFGSLAAFTISAVSLLNPELQWDAAFFDEPVMLLGFVLLGRSLEERARISASSDMNELLSLINTQSRLVIASSENDSSSDTVLGSDAICIEVPTDDVRVGDSVLVLPGETIPVDGRVLAGRSVVDESMLTGESLPVLKEKELTVSAGTINWDGPLKIEATSTGSNSMISKIVRMVEDAQGHEAPIQRLADSIAGPFVYTIMTLSATTFAFWYYIGTHIFPDVLINDIAGPDGDPLLLSLKLAVDVLVVSCPCALGLATPTAILVGTSLGAKQGLLVRGADVLERLASIDHIALDKTGTLTEGKPAVSTIASFKYKELEILQIAAAVESTASHPIATAILNKAKSLDLSIPVTKRQLTEPGFGTLAEVDGLLVAVGSMEWVHERFQSRTDRSEILNLEHAVRQSSEGITPSNYSKTIVYVGREGEGIIGAIAISDSLRHDAEFTVIRLQQKGIKTVLFSGDREEAVATIAKAVGIEKEYIKSSLTPQGKSGAISSLKAAGHRVAMVGDGINDAPSLALADVGIALQIEGQENAASNAASIILLGNKLSQVVDALELAQATMAKVYQNLSWAVAYNLVAIPIAAGVLLPQYDFAMTPSLSGGMMALSSIFVVTNSLLLQFHKSESARKN, from the exons ATGAATACTATTCTCATCAGACACTCACTCTCGCCGGACCCCAAGCACCTCTTCTCCAGCTCCGCCGCCACCTCCAATGCCCCCCGATCCGCCTTCCTCAACTCCAAGCTTCACCTCCCCCAACGCCGCCGCTTCCCTCACCGCGTCCGCCACTCCAACCCTAATTTCACTCTCTCCAGCTCCCTGCAGCAGCCCGCCGCGTCCACACCGAATCCAATCGCGCAGGAGCCGCGCGCCGCCGACGCGGAAGCTGCGGTGCTGCTCGACGTCTCCGGGATGATGTGCGGCGGCTGCGTCTCGCGTGTCAAGTCCGTGCTGTCCGCCGACGACCGGGTCCACTCGGTGGCGGTCAACATGTTGACCGAGACGGCGGCGGTCAAGCTGAGGGCGGAGGCTGGGGgagcggaggaggaggtggcggAGAGCTTGGCCGGGAGGCTGACGGAGTGCGGATTCGCGGCGAAGAGGAGGGCGTCCGGGGCGGGAGTGGCGGAGAGTGTGAGGAAGTGGAAGGAGAtggtgaagaagaaggaggagatgATGGTGAAGAGTAGGAACCGGGTCGTGTTGGCTTGGACTCTTGTGGCCTTGTGCTGTGGTTCACACGCTTCCCACATTTTGCATTCTATGGGGATTCACATTGCTCATG GATCGTATATGGATGTGCTACATAATTCGTATGTGAAGGGTGGTTTGGCTATGGCAGCTTTGTTGGGACCCGGACGAG ACTTGCTTTTTGATGGTCTGAGGGCTTTTAGGAAGGGATCGCCCAATATGAATTCTCTTGTGGGATTTGGATCCCTGGCTGCTTTTACAATTAGTGCT GTCTCGCTTCTTAACCCTGAGCTTCAATGGGATGCAGCCTTTTTTGATGAGCCG GTCATGCTTCTTGGTTTTGTGCTCCTAGGACGTTCTCTTGAAGAAAGGGCAAGGATCAGCGCATCTAGTGATATGAATGAACTCTTG TCACTGATAAACACTCAATCAAGACTTGTAATTGCATCCTCAGAAAATGATTCCTCCAGTGACACCGTACTTGGCTCGGATGCAATTTGCATTGAGGTCCCTACTGATGATGTTCGTGTGGGAGATTCTGTGTTAGTATTGCCAGGAGAAACTATACCCGTGGAT GGAAGAGTTCTAGCTGGAAGAAGTGTTGTGGATGAGTCCATGCTCACAGGAGAATCACTTCCAGTATTAAAGGAAAAAGAACTTACCGTCTCAGCTGGAACAATAAATTGG GATGGTCCTCTGAAGATTGAAGCAACTTCAACTGGCTCCAATTCAATGATTTCCAAGATTGTTCGCATG GTTGAGGATGCTCAAGGCCATGAAGCACCAATACAAAGGCTAGCTGATTCAATAGCTGGACCGTTTGTTTACACTATAATGACTCTCTCAGCTACAACATTTGCCTTTTG GTACTACATTGGAACTCATATTTTCCCTGATGTTTTGATCAATGATATTGCTGGGCCAGATGGAGATCCTTTGCTGTTGAGCTTGAAACTAGCTGTAGATGTTTTG GTGGTTTCTTGTCCTTGTGCACTGGGTCTTGCCACACCCACAGCAATCCTAGTTGGCACTTCTCTTG GAGCAAAGCAAGGACTCCTTGTGAGAGGAGCAGACGTATTGGAACGCTTGGCCAGTATAGATCATATTGCTTTAGACAAG ACAGGAACCCTCACTGAAGGAAAGCCTGCTGTTTCTACCATTGCATCTTTCAAGtataaagagttggaaatcctTCAAATTGCTGCTGCTGTAGAGAGTACTGCATCACATCCAATTGCAACTGCCATTTTAAATAAAGCAAAATCATTGGACTTGAGTATCCCAGTCACAAAAAGGCAATTAACAGAACCAGGTTTTGGAACATTAGCAGAAGTAGATGGCCTTTTGGTTGCAGTGGGGTCTATGGAATGGGTTCATGAGCGGTTCCAGAGTAGAACAGATCGATCTGAAATTTTGAACTTAGAGCATGCAGTGCGTCAATCATCAGAAGGCATAACACCCTCAAATTATTCAAAAACAATTGTATATGTTGGACGTGAAGGGGAAGGTATCATTGGTGCTATTGCAATATCTGACAGTCTGCGGCATGATGCTGAGTTTACTGTAATTAG ACTCCAGCAGAAGGGTATCAAAACTGTCCTGTTTTCTGGGGACAGGGAAGAGGCAGTTGCAACTATAGCAAAAGCAGTTGGAATAGAAAAAGAATATATCAAGTCATCGTTGACTCCACAGGGAAAATCTGGAGCTATTTCTAGTCTTAAAGCTGCAGGGCATCGagttgcaatg GTTGGTGATGGCATAAATGATGCACCTTCTTTGGCTCTTGCTGATGTTGGGATTGCCCTTCAGATTGAGGGACAAGAAAATGCTGCTTCTAATGCTGCATCGATTATACTTCTTGGAAATAAGTTATCACAA GTTGTAGATGCTCTGGAACTTGCACAGGCAACGATGGCAAAAGTGTATCAAAATTTATCTTGGGCTGTTGCATACAACTTAGTTGCCATCCCCATAGCTGCAGGAGTACTGCTTCCGCAATACGATTTTGCCATGACGCCATCTCTTTCCG GTGGGATGATGGCCTTGAGCTCGATATTTGTAGTAACCAACTCTTTGCTTCTACAGTTTCATAAATCTGAAAGTGCTAGGAAGAATTAG